The Salegentibacter sp. Hel_I_6 region GTAATAACTGTTATAGTTTTATCATTAACCTCGTTCCAGGTTAAAGCGCAACAATGTTGCCCTACATCAAAAAGCCAAACAATAATGGAAGCAAGTATCAACCAGCAAACAACAAACACAGTTAAGTTTAAAATTGACGGAATTACCTGCGCGGGTTGTTCTAATGCTATTTACAATGCGCTTAAAGAAGTAGAAGGTGTTGTGAAACATTCGGTTGAATATCCCGGGGATATTGCCATTATTAAGTTCGAAAACACTAAAACAA contains the following coding sequences:
- a CDS encoding heavy-metal-associated domain-containing protein, with amino-acid sequence MKNLLVITVIVLSLTSFQVKAQQCCPTSKSQTIMEASINQQTTNTVKFKIDGITCAGCSNAIYNALKEVEGVVKHSVEYPGDIAIIKFENTKTNIEALKKIIENKGYKVEKVMETTQNEL